The following are encoded in a window of Pecten maximus chromosome 17, xPecMax1.1, whole genome shotgun sequence genomic DNA:
- the LOC117315967 gene encoding LOW QUALITY PROTEIN: chymotrypsinogen A-like (The sequence of the model RefSeq protein was modified relative to this genomic sequence to represent the inferred CDS: deleted 1 base in 1 codon) produces MELMYFTILLGVLVAPSVATTACVATLHGICVSLYAQTVYCPLGDSFTVSFCGFMQGCCYPTYVTSGIHGSSGSHGQTSSPQISSGTPASLSGSGSSSAGKCGTSSVAHTKIVGGTIATPGEYPWQVSLRYAGQHMCGGTLISNQWVLTATHCFEDTGTSHWTVATGIHDRNHIYTSQVHRAVNVISHSGYNKVTHHNDVTLVKLEKPIDTTSTNIRTACLPQHSQVFDNAICTATGWGTTYLGGQTTRYLEEIDLPIIANAQCRYIMGGAVTNSNICAGYSRGHGVCKGDSGGPLVCKVNNHWTLAGITSWGYGCAEAHTPGVYTRVSSFLDWIHSTMSLH; encoded by the exons ATGGAGTTGATGTATTTTACAATCCTTTTGGGAGTGTTGGTAGCTCCGTCAGTGGCAACAA CGGCGTGTGTGGCCACTCTCCATGGAATTTGCGTCAGCCTCTATGCTCAGACGGTTTACTGTCCCCTCG GAGATTCCTTCACAGTAAGCTTCTGT GGATTTATGCAGGGATGTTGTTATCCAACATACGTTACCTCTGGTATACATGGCAGTTCCGGGTCACATGGTCAAACATCAAGTCCCCAAATCTCATCCGGTACACCAGCCTCGTTATCAGGTTCCGGAAGTAGTTCGGCAG GTAAATGTGGCACGAGTTCCGTAGCGCACACGAAGATTGTGGGAGGTACCATTGCTACCCCTGGGGAGTATCCCTGGCAGGTGTCGCTCCGTTACGCTGGTCAACATATGTGTGGGGGTACCCTCATCAGCAACCAATGGGTGCTCACGGCCACACACTGCTTCGAGGA TACCGGTACGTCACATTGGACAGTCGCTACTGGGATACATGATCGGAACCACATTTACACCAGTCAGGTTCATAGAGCTGTGAACGTCATCTCACATTCAGGATATAACAAGGTCACCCACCATAACGACGTCACGCTAGTAAAG TTGGAGAAGCCGATAGACACGACCTCAACTAACATAAGGACAGCCTGTCTACCACAACATTCACAAGTCTTCGATAACGCCATTTGCACTGCCACTGGCTGGGGAACGACATACTTAG GTGGCCAAACCACCCGCTACCTGGAGGAAATCGACCTACCTATCATTGCGAATGCACAGTGTCGATATATCATGGGTGGTGCCGTGACTAACTCCAACATATGTGCTGGCTATAGCCGGGGACATGGTGTATGTAAG GGAGATTCCGGCGGACCACTCGTATGTAAAGTAAACAATCACTGGACCCTGGCGGGAATCACGTCCTGGGGGTACGGGTGTGCCGAGGCCCACACCCCGGGGGTTTACACCAGAGTCTCCTCGTTCCTGGATTGGATACATTCAACCATGAGTCTACACTAG